Genomic window (Blastocatellia bacterium):
TGCCCTGGATGCCATAGCCGCGAACGAAGCCCGGCTGCTTGTCCGTCAGGTTGCGGAAGCGCGGGATGTAGACGCCGTTCGCGCGCCCGTCATCATAGTTGTAGGGGTAGTTCGCGGTTTCGGGGATGAAGCCGCTGACCGAGATTTGATAGAAATGATCCATCAGGTAATGGCCGAGCACGCCCGACGAATTGCCCAGCCCCGCTGGGTGCTGGCGCGTCGCACTGTTTAGCAACAACCGCGTGGATTCAATTGTCGAGGCGCACAGCACGACGACTTTGCCGAAAACTTCGTAAGCGCGCCTGGTGTTCTGATCGATGACCGCGACGCCTTTGGCGCGGCCCGTATTCGCATCCATGATGACGTGGCTGGCGATGGCGTTCGGCTGTAACGTCAGCCGCCCGGTCTTTGCCGCCGCCGGCAAAGTCGAGCCGGGGCTGCTGAAGTATGAATGTGTCGTGCAGCCGCGCTCGCAATGGCCGCAGTAATGACAGGCGGCGCGGCCATTATGTTTCTCGGTGAGGATCGCCGTGCGCCCGATGGTGACGCGGCGCTCGGGCCAGCGCTTCTCGACGGCGCGCTTCAACAGGCGCTCGCCGCAGACCATCTTCATGCCGGGCAGGAAATGGCCATCGGGCAGCTGCGGCAGGTTTTCATAAGTGCCGCTGACGCCGATGAACGATTCGACCTTGTCATAGTACGGCGCCAGCTCTTTATAACTGATCGGCCAGTCGTCGCCGTAACCGTCATGGCTCGCCGCTTTGAAATCATAATCCGACAGGCGGTAACTCTGGCGGCCCCACATAATCGTGCGCCCGCCGACCTGGCGGCCGCGTATCCAGTCGAAGGGCTTGTCGGCGGGCGTCGTGTACGGGTTGTCTACGTCATCAACGAAGAACTGGTTGCCGTACTCGTTACAGGCATAACATTTGGCCTGCACCGACTGACGCTTGCCGTAAATCTGCGTGCTCGGGACGATGCCGCGGTGCGCGACTTCGTAAGGCCAGACGTGCTCGGTGTAATCCTTGAGCGGGTCGAGCTGGCGGCCCGCTTCGAGTACCAGCACACGCAGTCCCCGTTCGGTCAATTCCTTTGCGGCCCAGCCTCCCGTCGCGCCCGAGCCGACAACAATCGCATCATAGATTTGTTCTTTCCCCATATAACTCCTTGATCTGATGCTTAAGTGCATGGCGGGTCGTGTGGCATCATAAACGAACGATAGCCAAAAGGCAAAAGCAATCCCCGGCAGGCTGTGAGTGAGTGTCTGAAAGGCGGGAATGCAGCCGCAAAGAAGCGCAAAGTTCACGCCAGTATGATTGCGTGAAGGCGACGATTGCGATCTGTCGTCTCGGGCTTTGCGCCTCTTGCAGCTAAACGGAGTGACCAGTGACGAGTGACAAGTGACCGGAACCCACTCTGCCGGGTTCTCGTCTTGTCAATCGTTGCTAGTAACTTGTCACGATTTTCAAATGGCGAATTCGGATTCCATCGCGAGCTGAGCTTTGCGGAGTTCGTAACGCGCCCGTCCGACGTTGCCGCCGGGATTGAGCGCCAGCATCAGGAAGTATTCCGAGGTGATCGGGCGCAGCACCAGCGTCAACATATCTGTGGCAAAGACCATCTCGCCCATCTCGCCCATCTCGGCGTCGGCCGCCGTGCGCATATTGCGCCGCACCAGCGTCGTGAACTCTGTGACGATCAGGTCAATGTCGAGGTGTGGAGCGACATGCTTGATCTGGCGCTCGATGGCGATGCCGTCTATGCCCAGGATGATGGCCGCCGCGCAGCCTTCAATCCGTTCCGTGATGTTGCTGAGCGTGTCTGCAAATCCCATAACTTTTTGATTGCGGATTGCGGATTGCGGATTGCGGATTCTCGATCTTGGAATCCGTTCCCCTGATTGCGAGCTGCGAACGACGAATTGATGAAGTCCACAGAGACATTCTCAATCCGCAATCCGCAATCCGCAATCCGCAATTCAGTTATTGTCCGCCCTTGCCGTTGGCCGCGGCGGTCTGCGCTGCGCCCGCCGCCGGGGTGGCAGCGCGTTGCGGCGCGTTCGGGTTCGGCTGGCCTTCGACCGAGCTACGCTGCGGGGCGCGCGGGCCGATCAAGCCGTTCTCGTGGATGATGCGCGGCGTGATGAAGAAGAGAATCTCATCCGTATCGCGGCGCACGGTGCGGCGCTTGAACAGCTCGCCGAGCAGCGGCAGGCGCGACAGGCCGGGCGTCCGGTTGATCGTGCTGCCTTCGGTGTCTACGTTGATGCCGCCCATCACCGCCGTGCCGCCGTCCTGCACCAGCACGGTAGATTCCGCCGACTGCGTGTTGATGCCCGGCGTGCCGCCGTTCAACTGGCTGGCGAGCGCCGTGTTGACCGTGTTGTTCTCGGCGACGATGTGCATCTGCACTTCGCCGGTCTCTTCGACGATCTGCGGGGTGATCTCAAGCCGCAAGGCCGCGGTCACAAAGGTCGTCGTGATCGTGTTGTTCGAGCTTGTCTGCACAGGTATCTGCACGCCGTTGACGATCTCTGCGGTCTTGTTGTCAGTCGTCGTGATGCGCGGGCTGGCAATCGTGCGAATCTGCCCCTTGGTCTCCTGCGCTGACAGCGCGGTGGTCAAAACCCCCGTGCCGACGAGCGTCGTCAGACCGAGGATGCTGCTCGGCGAGCCGGCACGCAAGGCGCCGCTGGAAGCGATGTTCGGCAGGTTCGGGCCAAGGCCGCTGGCAGAGCCGCCAGCACTGCCGCCGCCGCTTGATAAGCTGCCCTTTGACAGTTGCAACGGCGAGGTCTCAAGCACACCGGCGCGGCCATTGCTGCCGAGCACACCGGCGGCCAGCTCGACGCCGAGGTCGCGCAGGAAGTTGCGGCTGGCGATAACGATGCGCGCTTCGATTTCGACCTGCGGTTCGGGCCGGTCGAGCTGGCTGATCATGTCTTTGATGACCCGCATGTTTTCGGGCAGATCAACGATCACCAGGCTATTGGTGCGCCCGTCCATCTCGATGCGTCCGCGCTTGCTCAGCCGTGTTGTGATGATTGATAGCAGCGAGCCCTGCCCGCTGCCGCCGTTGCCGCCGCCGCCGCCGCTGGCGCCGCCAGAGCGACCGCCGCCGCCAGCGCCCAGCGCGCCAAAGGCGCGAGCGTACTTGAGGTGTATGATCTCTGTGACCAGCGGTATTTTTAGAGCCTGGGCTTCGGCGATCTCCGCCTGCGCGACTTCTTCCTGCTTGATCGCTTCGAGCGTGGCGATGCGGATGATCCGCCCGTTGCCGCCGCAGACCGCGCCGAGGCGGTTGGCGCGCAGCACTTCGTCCATCACGCGGTTCCACGGCTCATCGCTGATGCGCAGGTCAACCGGCACGCCGCCGACCGACTTGTCGACGATGAAGTTGACGCCGTACTGCTGCGAGATGAAGCGCAGCATGTCGCGAATATCGACGCCGGAGCGCAGATCAAAGCTGATCAAGCCGCCGACGTAGCTCGAATCACAAAACGCCACTTCGCCACGCTGCCGCGGAGCCGGCGCCGAGCTGGTCGTTGACGGATTGCGCGGCACGTCCGACGCGCTGCGGATGTAGCCGGGCTGCGCCGGGCTGCTCATGCTAGACGGCGCGGGGCTACTGGTTGTAACGGTCTCTTTGACGGGGTTGGACGAATTCGGCTGCGCCGACAGGCCGCGCGTGATGGCGTTGCGCGTCGCCTGTTGCGGCGCCGACTGGTTCTGCGCCAGCAGGTTTGCGGGCGGCGCGGCGGCGGCGCTCGGCGCGGGCTTGTTCTCGACGCGCTGGCCGGCGACCTTGACTTCTTTCTGCGGCGCTACGGATGCGCTGCTCGGCGGCGCGGCTTTGGTTTCCTGCTTCGCCAGCGGTTTCGTCTCGGCGGCCTTGGTATTCACAGCACTGCGGGTGTCCGCCGTCTGCGCCACGGCCTTCACGTCGCCCGGCTTATTGTCCGCGGGCTTGCTCTCGGCAACCGGCGCGGTCTTCTGCGTGGCCACCTGAGCCTTCACTTCGGGCACGGTGGCGTCGCGGCGAGTCGAGCGGGCGTCGCCGACGACAATGACCAGCGAATCGCCGTCGCGTTCGACGCGGTAATTGACCATCGCTTTGGCGTCCAGCACGATGCGCACGACATTCGCTGAAGGCTGGCCGACGCGCAAGCGTTCGACCGACGCGCCATCGAGCGCCACGGTCTTGTTGCCGACGCCTGAGCGCACGCCGCTGATGTCAACGACAACGCGCCAGGGGTTCGGCAGCATGAAATCTTTGAACTGCGCCGCGCCGTTGGCGTCCACAACGATGCGCAGAGCGCCGTCGCGCTGTTCGGCGCGCACGTTTTGAATCATCGTCGCCGTCCGCATGGATGCCGGACGCGCCGCGGCGCGCTCCGGTTCGACGGGGTTGGCGACGGGCTTGACCGCCGGGCGCTCGTTGGCGTGCGCGCTGCCTTTGACGGTCGGCGTCGGGTAGACGTAGACGCCGGAGCTGGCGGGCGGTTCCGCTTGCTTGACATTCGACGATCCGGCTTCGCGCGCCAGTGCGATGACCAGCGTGTTGCCGTTGACCGTCGAGCGGTCATGCACCTCGCCGTTGACCCTGATCTCGACGCGGGTGACGGCGCGGCCCGAAGCCGCCGAGCGCGTTTCGCGCACCATGACCGTATCCACCAGCGGGCTCTTGATCGCGTATTGCGGCTGGAGCGATGCGCTCTCGCCGCCCGGCAGATCAACAATGATCAACTGCGGCGACGGGCGAAAGACGGTGTAGAGGGGAGGCGCGCTCGACTCGATCAGGATGCGCGTTTCAGCGCCGACCGTCTCGTGCGTGAGCGACGTTAAAGTGAACGCCTGACCCTCTGAGGCAACCATGGCCGGGCGCGCTACGGCGAGCAGACTGAGGTTGCCCACCAGCGCCACGAGCATAAAGAATACAACGAGCCTCCTAGCGAACATAGCTTTTAATCTCCCTCTCTCTGATGTTGAAACTGAAACGAACGCGATCAAGAGGGCTCCGATCAAGTCTGCCCGCGCTCGCTCCACCGCAATCAATCCGTTGCATAAAAAACAGTCTTTCGGCGCGCGACTCAGCCGCCGCCGTGGCAAAATCATTTCGCCGAGCCCAGTCCCGGCGCTTTCGCGACCATGCGCTCCTGGGTGACGGCTTTGCCGTTCTGCTCGACTTTAAAGAACTCGCGGAACATCACTCGCGATGCGCCCGCTTCGTCGCCTTCGATGCGCACGACCTCGCCGTTGTAGCAGCGCGTGCCGGTGCGCAGGAAGAGCATCGTGCCCGTCGGCTGTGCTTTGACGAACGCGCCGTAGCCGCGGTCGTCGCGGAACACGCCGGTCACGTCCAGCTCGTTGACCAGGTATTGCATCACCGGTTCGGGCTCAGACTGGCCGCGCTCGCGGGCTTCGCCGACCTTCTGGCGGAACTCGGCGCGGCGCGTTTCGATCACCGGATAACCGAGCTGCAAAGCCGCCTGCTTGGCTTTGTCCTTCGGCGTCTTCGGCTTGAGCGGCTTCTTGAACGGGTCGCGGTTGTAGGGCCGATACGGGCGAATCGAATCGGCGGTCGGCCCGAGGTTCTCTTTAGCGCCGCCCGGTGCCGGCTGCGCTTGCGAATTCGAAGCGGCGGCCGGCGGCGTGGCCGTCGCGCTCTGCTGGGCCGTGGCCTGGATGACGCTGGCGCAAAGGACGGCCAGCGTGCCGAGGCCGGCGAGCAGCCAACGTTTCAAGACGCGATTTGTTGATGTCGTTTTCATTGCGCTACTCCGCTACTTTTTCTGTTCGGTCGGGGTGCCGGGCGCCGGCGGCGCGGCAGGCTTCTTGGCCGTCAGCTTCTCCAGGTTTTCCGGCGAGATGTAGAACGCCGTCACCACGAAAGAGCTGTTGATCGAGCGGCCCGCTTCCTGGGCCGGGTCTTCGGCCTGCTTGATATCGACGTCGCTGACGCTCAGGATGCGGCGGTAAAAGCCAAGCTCTGAGAAGTACTGACCGAGCGCGTCGTACGAGCCGGTGACTTCGATGAGGATCGGCTGTGCCGTGTAGAACTCTTTGGTCTCGGACTTGGCCGGCGAGAAGCGCTTCAGCTCTAGGCGCTGGGCGCGCAGCAGGTCTTTGAGGCTGTCGTAGATGCGCGAGATTTCGACGGCGTCCGGCAGCAGGTCGCGCAGCCGATCAATCTCGTCGCGCTTCTCGGCCAGCGTCGCTTCGGCGGCCTTGAGGTTCTGCTGAATGATGCTCGCCTGCTGGTTCTTCGCCTTGAGCGTTTCGACCTGCTCTTTGATCTTGCCGGTCTCGGCGCGCTTGTCGCTGTAGAGCATGTAGTCGGCGGCGAAGTAGAGCAGGCCGGCCAGCACCACGAGCACGGCCATCTGGTAGTACCAGGCCATGCGCGAAAAGAAGTTGCCTTGCTCGTCTGCCGGTTTGACTATGGTTTGTGCTGAAGCTGACATAGTAACCCTCCCTTACTTGCCCGGTGCCGGTGGCGGCGTGGTCTTCGCATCCTTGGCGTCTTCGGCGCGCGGCTTGTTGTAGTCGCAATCGATGGTGAAGCGGAAGATGCGCGAGGTTTCGCTTTCGGCCTTGTCGTTTTCCTTCTTGCCGTCCTTCTTGGCGTCCTTACTATCCTTGCCGTCTTTCTTTTCGGCAGCCTTGTCGGCGTCCTTGTCGGCCTGCTTGCGCTCGGCGACATCGTCGCTCTTGACCTCGGTGCTTTCGATGGTCGGCACCAGATTGCTGAACAAGCCGTTCGAGAATTCCAGCTGGCGCGCGAAGTCGGCGATGACCTGCTGATTGAGCGAGGTGCCGATGATCTGCAAGTGCGTGCCCTTCTGGGTGATCTGGTCGAGGCGGAAGTCCGCCGGGCCGCCCGGCATGCGCTCGTTGATGGCGCTCATCAAGGCGACCGGGCCTTTCTGCTCGGCGCGCAACTGCTTGATGACCTTGATGCGCTCTTCGACCTGCTTGAGCTCGGCTTCAAGCTCGTTCTTGCGCTGCACGTCGGCTTCGAGCTTCTTGGCGACTTCCTGCTCGTGGTCGAGCTGCGCCTGCGCTTCGGCGTGGGCGTTGGTCGTCCACAGGTGATCGCCTGCGAGCGCGACCATAAAGATAATCAACGCCGCCGCCACCATAAAAAGCTGCTGGCCGCGCCGCGCCGCGACTTTGGTCTTCTGCACGGCGACGCGATGCTCGGCGGTGCCTTCAAGTAGGTTAACTCGGATCATTTGCTCACCTCCGCGACGCGAACCGCCAGGCCGACGGCGACCGCCATGTTCGGCGACAGTTCTCTGAGGTATTCGTCATCGAAGCGCTTGTGGTCATAGCGGATGGCGCGGAACGCGTCGAAGCGCTCGACCGGCATCTGGAATTTTTCCGAGAGGTAATCGCACAGGTGCTCGACCTTCGACGAGCCGCCGGCGATCAGCATGCGGTCAATGTTCGGCGAATCAACCGCGGTGGCGCGGAAGAAGTCGAGGGTGCGCTGGATTTCCAGCGCCAGCATCTCTGACACCGATTGCATCGCCACCTGCGCCGTCTGGTATTCGCCTTGATCTTCGAGACCGGCGCCGCGCTTCACGGATTCGGCCTGCTCGAAGGTCAGGTTCATCTCTTTCTGCAAGAGGTCGGTGTACTGGTTGCCGCCCGCCGAGATGTCGCGCGTGAAGATCGAAGTGACGCCGCGCACGATGTTGATCGTCATCACCGACGCGCCGATGTCTAAGAGCGCCACGGTCTGCGCCGGCGACGGCGTGTAGTTCACCTCGTAGGCGTTCTGTAGCGCGAAGGCATCCACGTCAACGATCACCGGCTGCTTGCCGGCTTGCGAGATGACCTGGGTGAACTGGGCGATCTTGTCGCGCTTGCAGGCGACCAGCAGCACGTCCATATTCTGGCCGCTCGGATCGTGGCCGATGACTTCGTGGTAGAGATTCACGTCGTTGATGTCGAAAGGAATGTACTGTTCGGCTTCCCAGTGAATTTGCTCGTCCAGCTCTTCGCTCGACATCTGTGGCAGCAATATCTTTTTAACAATGACGGCGTGGCCCGACAGCGAGGTGGCGACCTGATTGGTCTTGATGCTGCTGTCCGACCAGATACGGTTGATCGAGTCCGAGACGTGATTGAGATCGATGATGTGTCCGTCGACGATGGTGTCGGATTGCAAATTCTGATGCGCGATGTGTACCAGCTCGAAGCCGTTGCGCGCGGGCCTGAGTTCGACGGCCTTTAACGCGCTTGAGCCGATGTCCAGCCCGACGATGCTCTTCTTCTTTGATCCGAACATGACAGCCCCCAGGAAGGAGTTCCGATTTAGATTTTAGATTTTGAATTTTAGATGAAGAGAAAATGTCAGGCTCTTGATCCGCCAATTCAAAATCGGCAATCCAAAATCCAAAATTGGCTTGTAGGGGCCGCGTCAATGGGGGTCGAAGCGAGTAAGGTTGTGAGGTCGGCAAATGGGGCGCCGCTGAGGGGACGGGCGGGCTGTCGAGCTTATTGATTCGGCAGCCTGGTTATTCTTCACAACCGCTTGAAAATACCTGGTGCCTTGTCAGGCAGTCACGTTTTACCATCCGCCCTGACCACTGTCAACACTATTTTTCCGCATGCATTTTTCGGCGTTTGCCATACCCCGTTCGGGCGTCCCGACGCCGACAATCCGCCACCGGAATCGCTAATGTCGGCCGGCAGATTGCGCCTCTGCGGTTCGCAGCAGAGCCAGTTCGTTTGCCGCTTCAGGCCAGTTCGGACGCAGCGCGACGGCGCGGCGCAAAGGCTCGACGGCCTCTGCCGCGCGGCCTTGTTTCTTCAGCATGATGGCCCAGCCGAAGAAGGCTTCGGCATAGGCCGGGTCGAGCTCCGTCGTGGCGACGAACTGCGCTTTGGCGGCTTCGAGATCGCCTTGTGCAAACAGGGCGCGGCCTAGATTGAAGTGCGCGTCTGTGTAATCCGGCTTACGCTGAAGCGCTTCGCGGTAAAGCGGGATGGCTTCAGCGACGCGGCCCTGGTTGAAGAGCGTCAACGCGAGGTTGTTTTTGGCGAGCGCGTCTTCGGGATTCAAGCGGCAGGCTTCGTCAAAGTGCGCCAGCGCCTCGTCGTACTGGCCGCGCTCGGCCAAAAACATGCCGAGATTGTTGTGGGCGCGGGCGTTGGCGGGCCGCTTCTTGACGACGTCGGCCCACATCACGATGTCGCTCTGGTAATACGTGTTACGCAAGAAGGTCAGCGACGCGAGCGACGCGACAATCACCGCAAGCGCGCCCGCGGCAAGCGAGCGGCCAAGTTGCCGGCGCTGCATCTCGGATCGAACCAGACGCGCCAGCATCATTTGTCCTGTCGCATAACCGCCGATGACGATCAGCGCGACGACCGCCGCCAGCGGCAAATACATGCGATGCTCGAAGGCGAGGTCGGCGATGGGCATCACGCTCGAAGTCGGCGCGAGGATCAGGAAGAACCACGCGCCGAGAAACCCCGGCGCCGGGCGGCGCGCGAGCGCCCACAGGCTCGCGGCGGCCAGCCCAACAATGAAAACCGCAAACGGCAGAATCTCAGACGCGGTGCGCGCCACCGGCCAGCCGTAATCTAAAACTTGCGAGTCGGGCCAGATGGCCAGTCGCAGGTAATGTGTGATGACGCCGAACTGCGTTTGCAGGTATTCGAGCGGCGTCAACGTTTTCATCCTGAAGCCGACAGACCAGTCTGCCGGCGTCGGCGCGGCGATGGTTGCCGCCATAATCCCCCACGTCGCAGCCATCGCCGTGTACAAGCCCCAGCGGCGGCGCAGCGCGACTTTCAACGAGCCGGCGACAAAGATCACATCGAACAACAGGGCGATGATGGGCGCGGTGGCCATCACCGGCTTGGTCGCCATGCCGATGGCGCAACTGATGACGGCCGCGACGATCCAGCGGCGGCTCGCCGTTTCGGCAGCGCGGATCACCGCGTAAAGCGTCGCCAGGTACATCAGCCCCATCAGCGATTCGCCGCGCTGGACGATGTAAGTCACCGCTTGCGTCTGTAAGGGGTGAACGGCCCAGACCACGGCGACAGCGGCGGCCAACCAGACCGAGGCCGCGCCGAAGCGGGCGCGCAATCGCTCGCTTACCAGCGCCCGCCGCACGATGCCGAACAACGCCAGCGCCGCCAGCAGGTGGATGAGCAGGTTGAGCAGATGATAGCTCCAGACTTCAAGGCCGCTGATCGCATAGTTGATGGCGAAGGTCAGGCCGACGACCGGGCGGGCAATGTTGGTCGGCGACAACATCGCCGTCCACGGCGGCCAGAGCTGGCGGATCGAAGCGTCTTCGAGAATGGCGCGGTCGTCAAAGATGAAGCGGCCCGCAAAGCTGTTGGCGTAGGCGAGCGCGCCCAGGCAGACGATGGCAGCGGCGGCGAGCGCGACCTGGCGGCGCGGCGCGCTTAAAGGCTCAAGGGTATCCGGCGCAGTGACATCAATGGCGCGTTGCATCTAAGCCAATCTAGCACAATCCTTTGGCCGTTCAATACAATTCGCGCAAGCCCTGGGCGCGTAGGCAACCAGCTTGCCCGCCTTGCGCATGCGAGAGACCGGCGGGCGTTTCGCCCGCGCTCCCTGGATGGCCGTGAATTGACGCGCGCCGCGTGAGCCAATACAATTTATCTTGGCGTGATTGCGCAATGCGAAGGCGAACGGTGAGTAGAGCCCGTATCACAAGATGATGAGTTGACGCTAGCCTGTTGGCCGGGGCGCAAATTGGCGAACCCGATCAACAGGCATATTCGTTTAGTGTTTGTAGCTGCGCGCAAAGACGGAGCTATAAACCAGGAACCAGAGAGACCTATGACAGCGATATTCAATAAAGTTGCAACCAAGATTTTCGGCAGCGCCAACGAGCGTTTGCTGAAACGCCTGTGGCCGGTGGTCCACGAGATCAACGCCTTTGAGGCGAAGATTCAAAAGCTCTCGGACGACGAGCTGCGCGCCTACACGCCGCGCTTCCGCGAGCAGATCGAGCAGCGCGTCGCCGGGGCCGACATCACCGCCGAGACGCCCGAAGAAGAGAAGAAGGCGCTGCGCCTGATCGTTGACGAGGCGCTCGACGAAATCCTCCCCGAAGCCTTCGCCATCGTCCGCGAGGCGTCGCGGCGCACCACCGGCATGCGCCACTTCGATGTGCAGTTGATCGGCGGCATGGTCTTGCACCGCGGCACGATTGCCGAGATGAAGACCGGCGAAGGTAAGACGCTGGTGGCGACTTTGCCGGCTTACCTGAACGCGCTGGCCGGGCGCGGCGTCCACGTCGTCACGGTCAACGATTACCTGGCCAAGCGCGACACCGAGTGGATGGGCAAAATCTATCGCTTCCTCGGCCTCACGGTCGGCTGCATCCAGCACGACATGGACGACAGCGAGCGCCAGGAGGCTTACCGCGCAGACATCACCTATGGCACCAACAACGAGTTCGGCTTCGATTACCTGCGCGACAACATGAAGTTTGACCCGACGGCGATGGTGCAGCGCGGCCACTGGTACGCCATCGTTGACGAGGTTGACTCGATCTTGATTGACGAGGCGCGCACGCCGTTGATCATCTCGGGCGCGTCGGAAGATTCGACCGAGAAGTATTACGTCGCCAACGAGTGCATCGATAAGCTGAAGTCCGAACAGCAGAAACGCATCGCCGAGATCAAGCAGGCCGAAGGCGACGTCAATCTCAAAGAAGACGCGCGCCTGCTCTACCACGTTGACGAGAAGCAGCACTCGGCGACGCTCACCGAAGAAGGCGTCGAGGCGGCGGAACGCTTTACAGGCGTCGGCAACCTCTACGAGCCGGCGAACATGGAGCTGCTGCACTGCATCGAGCAGTCGCTGAACGCGCACTCGCTCTATCACCTCGACAAGCAGTACATCGTCAAGGAAGGCGAAGTCATCATCGTTGACGAATTCACCGGGCGCGTGATGCCGGGCCGCCGCTGGAGCGACGGCCTGCATCAGGCGGTCGAGGCGAAAGAGGGCGTCAAGATCGAAGCCGAAAACCAGACCCTGGCGACGATCACGCTGCAAAACTACTTCCGCATGTACGCCAAGCTGTCGGGCATGACCGGCACGGCGGAGACCGAAGCGAGCGAGTTCGCCAACATCTACAAGCTCGACGTCGCCGTCATCCCCACCAATCGCTCGATGGTGCGCAATGACTTCCCCGACGTCATCTATCGCACAGAGCGCGAGAAGTGGGAGGCCGTAGCCAAAGAGATCAAAGAACTGCACGAGAAGCATCAGCCGGTGCTGGTCGGCACCGTGTCGGTCGAGACTTCAGAGATGCTGGCGGCGCAGCTCAAAAAGCTGCGTGTGCCGCACAATGTCTTGAACGCCAAGCCGGAGCATGCGGCGCGCGAGGCCGACATTGTCGCGCAGGCCGGACGCCTCGGCCAGGTGACGATTGCCACCAACATGGCCGGTCGCGGCACCGACATCCTGCTCGGCGGCAACCCTGAGTTTCTGGCCAAAGAGGAGTTGAAGAAGAAGCAGATCAATCCCGACGAGGCGACGCCGGAACAGTTGGAGCGGGCGCTTGAGCGCGCCAAGCAAGTCACCGAGGCCGAGCATAAAGAGGTCGTCGCCGCCGGCGGCTTGCACATCCTCGGCACCGAGCGCCACGAATCGCGCCGCATTGATAATCAGCTCCGCGGCCGTTCGGGCCGCCAGGGCGATCCCGGCTCGTCGCGCTTCTACCTGTCGCTCGAAGACGATTTGATGCGCATCTTCGGCGGCGAGCGCATCAAGAACCTCATGCTGCGGCTCGGCATGGAAGAGGGCGTGCCGATTGAATCGAGGCTGGTGTCAAAGCGCATCGAAGGCGCGCAGAAGTCGGTCGAGGCGCACAACTTCTCGATCCGCAAACGGCTGCTTGAATACGACGACGTGATGAACAAGCAGCGCGAGGCGATCTACGGCATACGCCGCCAGTTGTTGATGGGGTTTGAGGGCGACACGCCCGAGGCCCAGAACGCCAACCAGCGCGAGTACATACTGAGCACGATCGCCGAGAACCTGTTCGAGGGGCTCATCGACCAGTACATGTCGAAAAACGTCGACCCCGGCGAATGGGACATCACGAGCCTCAAAGAACAGCTCCGGATGGTCTTCGGATTCGACGTGGACCGCGAGGGCATAAACCTCGAACGGATGGGGCCGCAGGAGGCGACCGAAGTCATCTGGTCGAAGCTCGAAGAGAGGTATCAGGAGAAAGAGGTGCAGATGGGCGTCGAGGCGATGCGCAACCTCGAACGCTACATCATGCTGAACATCGTCGACGCGCAGTGGAAGGACCACCTGCTCGCGCTCGACCACTTGAAAGAGGGTATAGGCTTGCGCGGCTACGCGCAGAAAGACCCGCTTGTCGAGTACAAGCGCGAGTCATTCGTCCTCTTCGAAGGCATGCTCGACCGCATAGACACGGAGACGGTCCGCTACCTGTTCAACCTTCAGGTGCAGGTGACCGCGCCGATAGAGCAGGAGCTCTTAGAGCGCCGCCGCCGCCAGCGCCGCGGCCGCGTGGCATTCACGAAGGCGAACGAGACTGCTTTCGC
Coding sequences:
- the pilM gene encoding type IV pilus assembly protein PilM; its protein translation is MFGSKKKSIVGLDIGSSALKAVELRPARNGFELVHIAHQNLQSDTIVDGHIIDLNHVSDSINRIWSDSSIKTNQVATSLSGHAVIVKKILLPQMSSEELDEQIHWEAEQYIPFDINDVNLYHEVIGHDPSGQNMDVLLVACKRDKIAQFTQVISQAGKQPVIVDVDAFALQNAYEVNYTPSPAQTVALLDIGASVMTINIVRGVTSIFTRDISAGGNQYTDLLQKEMNLTFEQAESVKRGAGLEDQGEYQTAQVAMQSVSEMLALEIQRTLDFFRATAVDSPNIDRMLIAGGSSKVEHLCDYLSEKFQMPVERFDAFRAIRYDHKRFDDEYLRELSPNMAVAVGLAVRVAEVSK
- a CDS encoding tetratricopeptide repeat protein, with protein sequence MQRAIDVTAPDTLEPLSAPRRQVALAAAAIVCLGALAYANSFAGRFIFDDRAILEDASIRQLWPPWTAMLSPTNIARPVVGLTFAINYAISGLEVWSYHLLNLLIHLLAALALFGIVRRALVSERLRARFGAASVWLAAAVAVVWAVHPLQTQAVTYIVQRGESLMGLMYLATLYAVIRAAETASRRWIVAAVISCAIGMATKPVMATAPIIALLFDVIFVAGSLKVALRRRWGLYTAMAATWGIMAATIAAPTPADWSVGFRMKTLTPLEYLQTQFGVITHYLRLAIWPDSQVLDYGWPVARTASEILPFAVFIVGLAAASLWALARRPAPGFLGAWFFLILAPTSSVMPIADLAFEHRMYLPLAAVVALIVIGGYATGQMMLARLVRSEMQRRQLGRSLAAGALAVIVASLASLTFLRNTYYQSDIVMWADVVKKRPANARAHNNLGMFLAERGQYDEALAHFDEACRLNPEDALAKNNLALTLFNQGRVAEAIPLYREALQRKPDYTDAHFNLGRALFAQGDLEAAKAQFVATTELDPAYAEAFFGWAIMLKKQGRAAEAVEPLRRAVALRPNWPEAANELALLRTAEAQSAGRH
- the secA gene encoding preprotein translocase subunit SecA; translation: MTAIFNKVATKIFGSANERLLKRLWPVVHEINAFEAKIQKLSDDELRAYTPRFREQIEQRVAGADITAETPEEEKKALRLIVDEALDEILPEAFAIVREASRRTTGMRHFDVQLIGGMVLHRGTIAEMKTGEGKTLVATLPAYLNALAGRGVHVVTVNDYLAKRDTEWMGKIYRFLGLTVGCIQHDMDDSERQEAYRADITYGTNNEFGFDYLRDNMKFDPTAMVQRGHWYAIVDEVDSILIDEARTPLIISGASEDSTEKYYVANECIDKLKSEQQKRIAEIKQAEGDVNLKEDARLLYHVDEKQHSATLTEEGVEAAERFTGVGNLYEPANMELLHCIEQSLNAHSLYHLDKQYIVKEGEVIIVDEFTGRVMPGRRWSDGLHQAVEAKEGVKIEAENQTLATITLQNYFRMYAKLSGMTGTAETEASEFANIYKLDVAVIPTNRSMVRNDFPDVIYRTEREKWEAVAKEIKELHEKHQPVLVGTVSVETSEMLAAQLKKLRVPHNVLNAKPEHAAREADIVAQAGRLGQVTIATNMAGRGTDILLGGNPEFLAKEELKKKQINPDEATPEQLERALERAKQVTEAEHKEVVAAGGLHILGTERHESRRIDNQLRGRSGRQGDPGSSRFYLSLEDDLMRIFGGERIKNLMLRLGMEEGVPIESRLVSKRIEGAQKSVEAHNFSIRKRLLEYDDVMNKQREAIYGIRRQLLMGFEGDTPEAQNANQREYILSTIAENLFEGLIDQYMSKNVDPGEWDITSLKEQLRMVFGFDVDREGINLERMGPQEATEVIWSKLEERYQEKEVQMGVEAMRNLERYIMLNIVDAQWKDHLLALDHLKEGIGLRGYAQKDPLVEYKRESFVLFEGMLDRIDTETVRYLFNLQVQVTAPIEQELLERRRRQRRGRVAFTKANETAFAGGEEEQAKPVRNKGPRVGRNDPCPCGSGKKHKKCCGA